The DNA sequence GTAAGGTCAATGACTTACCGGCGCCGGAATAGCCGAAGAGCACGGCCAGTTCATTTCCTATCTGCCAGTCCACCTCTAACTTGAAGCCATTGACCCGCTTGATTGCCTGTACCGCCAGCCCCATTACGCCATCCTCCGGCTGAAACGATTGGCCACGTAGAGGAATAACCCGGATATCAGCGTCAGGAAGATGACCATGAAATTTGCCTGACGCCATTCGCCGCTGCTGGCCAAGGTGTAAATGGCCAGCGGCATGGTATCGGTCTTGCCGGGGATGTTCCCGGCCAGCATCAGGGTGGCCCCAAATTCGCCCAAGGCGCGGGCGAAGGTGAGAACGGTTCCGGCGATGATGCCTTTCTTGGCCAAGGGCAGAACGACCCAGAGGGCCGTGCGCCACTCCGAGTGTCCCAGGGTATAAGAGGCATTGATGAGGTTGCGGTCCACTGCTTCCAGGGCGGCCCGCGTCGTTTTGATCATCAAGGGCAGGGCCACCACATACGAGGCCAGGACCGCCGCTTGCCAACTGAACATAATGGTCCAGCCGGTCCACTCGTAGACGAGGCGTCCGATAACGCCGTTGCGGCCGAACAGGATGATCAGATAATAGCCCGTGACCGTAGGCGGCAGGACCAGAGGCAGGGTCAGGCAGATGTCCAGCAATTCCTTGCCGAAAAAATCTCTGCGGGCCAGCAGATAGGCCATGCCGATCCCGCTGGCCATGACCAATACGGTGGCCAGGCCGGCCACCTGCAGGGAGAGTTTTAAAGAAAAAAGTGTGGCGCTGTCTAACATAAAAAACAGTTTCCGGTTTTATGTAAACGGTTTCCGGGTGGAAAGGCTGATGGTTGGGTCGGAATAGTTTTCTCCCAGCTACCAGGTCTGCGTTATTTTATACTTAATTTTTTGAAACTGGTTTAAACCCATACTTTTTGAGTATGTCCTGCCCCTCGGCAGAAAGAATCAGGCTGATAAACTCTTTGGCCGCCGCAGTATCGGCGGCGCCTTTGATTAAAGCTAGAGGATACACCACCGGCTTGTGGCTGGCAGGTGGAGCCAGGGTTATTACCTGCACTTCCTTGGGACGGGTCAAGGCATCGGTTTGGTAAACCAGACCGGCGTCTACTTCCCCTCGGGAGACATAATCCAACACCTGCCGGACATTTTCCGCCAGGACCAACTTGGGTTGAATGACATCGGCAATCTTAAAGTAATTAATGACATCCATGGCATATCTTCCCGCCGGAACCGTCTTGGGATTGCCGATGGCGATCTTTTTTATCTCAGGTCTGGTTAAATCTTGAAAACCGCCAATTTTGACGGATACCTGCCGGGGTTGAACCAGGACTACCCCGTTGCCGGCAAAATCCTTACGGCTTCCCGGCACTAACATGCCAGCCTGGTCAAGCACATCCATATCTTTCTGAGCCGCCGAAGCAAAGACCGCCACCGGCGCCCCTCCCTGAATCTGCCGGGCCAGATCGCCGGAGGCGCCGAAGTTAAAGCTTACTTTGACGTCGGAATGCTTCTTCTGATAGAGTTGGCCGAGCTCCGTAAAGGCATTTTTCAGGCTGATGGCGGCGGAAACCAGAATTTCCGACTGCGCCCCGGCCCAGACACCAGAACTACTGATGATGTACATAATGCCTAACAGAAATACAATCCTCTTCATGACCGATTTTCCCCCTTAATCTGGTTTATACGACTAATTCATTATATGTCTAGAATAGCATATATTTAAAGAGAAAAAGAAGAGCAGATTAAACTTTGTTTATCATTCATCAGTGTCTGACAAGTTTTTTTAGGTGGGAAGGGCGGGTGAGGATCTTGGTTTGGTCTACAATTCTTTTCGGTACCGATTAAGGTAAAATACGATATCCTCGGAGGTGTCTCAAAGGATCAACATAATAACGGTAGTGTGAGGCCTGGGCCATCGGAGCAAATCATCTCAAGTGACCCCCCCGGTGGCTGGCCTGATTTAATCTTTATCTGTGTCCGAAAAACTGTGAATCTTTACCGCGCCCTTTGGATGGTTCAGTTTTTTTCCGTTCTCTGCGGCGCTGAGCTTGGGACAACGGTCGGGCTAACTTGCAATCGGGCAGCGCATCAGCTTTTTTATAATCAAAACCGTCAAGTATACAATGTCTAACCCTGGTGCGGAGGACATTCTCGATCCGGCGAACCATATCCTCATCTTCAGAGGTAATGAAAGTGAAGGCATCCCCGGTTTTCGTATTTCGGCCGGTACGTCCGATTCTATGCGTATAGGCATCGATAGTATCCGGCATGTCGTAATTGATAACATGGGAAATCTGGGTTACGTCAATCCCGCGTGCGGCAATGTCAGTAGCCACCAGTATCTGGAACGTACCGTTGCGAAATCCGTTCATCACGGCCTGTCGCCGCCCCTGGGAGAGATTTCCCTGCAGTGACGTGGCGCGATAGCCGGCCTTCCCCAGTTGTTCCCCTAACCGTTTGGCCCGGTGTTTGGTGCGCGTAAAGATCAATACCGATTCAGTGTTGGTATGGCGCAACAGCTCGAGAAGGAGCGCGGTTTTGAGGTGCTGCTTGATCGGATAAAGCCTGTGTGAGACATTGATTGCCGGTCCAATATTGTTGACCTGCACCGTAACCGGTGCTTTTAGTACTTCGTGGGCCAGATGAAGAATATCATCAGGCATGGTTGCCGAAAACAACAGTGTCTGGCGTTCTGTCGGCACGTGCTTGATGATCTTTCTAATATCAGGCAGAAATCCCATATCGAACATCCGGTCTGACTCATCCAGGACGAGCACTTCCAGATTCGACAGGTCGATGGTGCCCTGATTCATGTGGTCAAGCAGGCGACCCGGACAGGCAACGACAATCTCGGCGCCGCGCTTCAGCTTATCCACCTGAGGATTGAAACCAACTCCGCCATAAATAGTAACGCTCCTGAGTCCGGTCCGGCTTCCCAGGGTTCCTATGGCTTCGTGAATCTGCTGGGCCAATTCGCGGGTGGGGGCAATAACAAGAGCCCTGACCTGCCTACGCTCGCCCTGCATCAAGCGATGCAGGATAGGCAGCACAAAGGCCGCGGTCTTCCCGGTACCGGTATGGGCTAGGCCCACAACGTCATGCCCTTGCATGATTAGCGGGATTGCCTTGGCCTGGATCGGCGTAGGCGTCCTAAATCGTGCCGCCACAA is a window from the Desulfobacca acetoxidans DSM 11109 genome containing:
- the modB gene encoding molybdate ABC transporter permease subunit gives rise to the protein MLDSATLFSLKLSLQVAGLATVLVMASGIGMAYLLARRDFFGKELLDICLTLPLVLPPTVTGYYLIILFGRNGVIGRLVYEWTGWTIMFSWQAAVLASYVVALPLMIKTTRAALEAVDRNLINASYTLGHSEWRTALWVVLPLAKKGIIAGTVLTFARALGEFGATLMLAGNIPGKTDTMPLAIYTLASSGEWRQANFMVIFLTLISGLFLYVANRFSRRMA
- the modA gene encoding molybdate ABC transporter substrate-binding protein produces the protein MKRIVFLLGIMYIISSSGVWAGAQSEILVSAAISLKNAFTELGQLYQKKHSDVKVSFNFGASGDLARQIQGGAPVAVFASAAQKDMDVLDQAGMLVPGSRKDFAGNGVVLVQPRQVSVKIGGFQDLTRPEIKKIAIGNPKTVPAGRYAMDVINYFKIADVIQPKLVLAENVRQVLDYVSRGEVDAGLVYQTDALTRPKEVQVITLAPPASHKPVVYPLALIKGAADTAAAKEFISLILSAEGQDILKKYGFKPVSKN
- a CDS encoding DEAD/DEAH box helicase, with translation MEFSIFDFHHQVTAGVVAARFRTPTPIQAKAIPLIMQGHDVVGLAHTGTGKTAAFVLPILHRLMQGERRQVRALVIAPTRELAQQIHEAIGTLGSRTGLRSVTIYGGVGFNPQVDKLKRGAEIVVACPGRLLDHMNQGTIDLSNLEVLVLDESDRMFDMGFLPDIRKIIKHVPTERQTLLFSATMPDDILHLAHEVLKAPVTVQVNNIGPAINVSHRLYPIKQHLKTALLLELLRHTNTESVLIFTRTKHRAKRLGEQLGKAGYRATSLQGNLSQGRRQAVMNGFRNGTFQILVATDIAARGIDVTQISHVINYDMPDTIDAYTHRIGRTGRNTKTGDAFTFITSEDEDMVRRIENVLRTRVRHCILDGFDYKKADALPDCKLARPLSQAQRRRERKKTEPSKGRGKDSQFFGHR